ATGATCTCAGAGTACGAGGAGCAGTTTGCTTCTTGGACTTTTCTGAGAGGAACCCTCCGGAGAAGGAtcgataatcaatttttttttctgctttttctttctttctttttttctcatttcaCAATCAATGTGCAATAGCGACCAACAACAAACTTTGTCTTCAACCTACATTATAACGATACATTCAGAACTTATGTGTGCACCTTCCTTATCAGATTACTGACCTGCCCTTCTAAAGAAGTGTTCTATCTGCAAGCACCCTTGGGACTGAAGACTACCTGTTTTAGCTCCATACTTACATTTCTTTGCCCAAGTTGAAGTTTCCTTGCCATCCtgcacaaacaaataaaattccatCAAGACAATTAACACAACATGAACAGCCGTGTACATAATGCGATTCCAAGTGGAAAGCACcatgaaataaagaagaaaatgggaaaagaacTGCACAAGAATTGGTCAGTAACATTTGTAACAAATTCTGTGACCAAAACCAGCATCTCGCTAGGCAATAAGTAAAAGCCTATAGCAAAAACTTGCAAACAAGTATTTTTGGATTCAAATTGAATTCCCAGCAGGAAAGTTAGTATAAAATTATGATTGAGGTAAGCCAGTTAAATCAAATGCGAGTTTCCTAGTGCAAGGTATATTAAGACTTtgtataataagaaataaagaaCGAAAGACCCACCAATGTTGATTCATGGAGCGATCTCAGAACTTTAATTTTACCACCTCTACCATCAGCTCCGACCACAATTAGATTACTAGGTGCACTTGTTCCTTGCACTGCTGTGGATGCTGTTGCTGATTCCTTACCCTGGACCCGCTTACACCACTTCCCCAAATGCCTTTTAGCTCCATCAGGACCCAGAAGGCCACCAGAAAAACATAGGTCACCTGGAGGTTTTGCAAGTTAAATTGAAATAAGTAGATGTGACTGAAGGTATAAGAACGTCAATTTCTTGGAGACAAGCTGGGGAAACCAATATTTACAGAGTAGAAACATCCATTATTGGTGGTGATTATTTTACAAAGCCTATTAACTCTGCTTTTTATCATGCCGAACAGTTTTTAAGTTAAAGACCATGAGTCATGGTGTTACCTGGTTGGGCAATTGGAACTGGTGATTGAGTTTCTTTTCTAACAGGAAGAAAGGACGGAACTTGTTTAATGTCATCAAGAAGCAATACCATCTCGTCATCCATAGCATCAGATGAAGCATTGAGTATATCACCCTTCTTACCAGTCATTGAATTTAAAACCCCATCTTTGACACACAGTCCATTCGCTACAGCTTCATTTTTTGTATCTGAATCTCCCTCTTTTCTTGATAAACAACTTGTCCAGACAGATAAATCCTCGCTGATTTCAACTTTCGAACAAGGTTGGGAAATGTCAGGTATGGAAGTGATTATTTCAGGTGTTTCCACATCCATAAGATGGAAAGAGCCTATGCCTTTGTCAAGACAGGCAGTGCTTTTATCAGCTTTACAAGGCTTGGGCTTCTCTAGTTTTGTACAATTTATATTGTTGGTTTTGCTTTTGGTttgattcaaattaattttttgcccAGTTGGTTCCTCAAATGCATAGTCTATATGCTCATTAACATCACCCAGTGTAGCTCCTCCCCAAGTAGCTTTCTTGGAAACTTTTAGAGCTCTCAAAACTTCATTGTCTCTTAATTCAACAGATGTCTCCAGTTCTTGGATCCTAATCTGATAACATTCGCAAGTTAAAGAGTATAATTGAGCACATAGATTTCTTTATAGAGCTCAAACTAACTTTACCTTcaacttcttcattttctcttttgtcTTCTCAAGTTTACGAAGATAACGGGCCTCCCCTCTTCCTAGAACATTGCATTTGGCCATCAATTCCTTGTAACTCCTGTGAATTCATGCATCTTTGTAACATTACAACTAAAAGTAAAAGTTGCTGAATTTGTAACAGAGTAGAAATGATACAATTATATCATTGCTTCTGACACCGTGCACATCATTTATGGTTAATCTAAACCACCCTCTATGCTCCTAGGATGGCAAACAGGATGTGATCTGCTTTGTTTAAAATAATGTTTAGCCCCCAAAAGAATTAACATACACACAAGCAGACATTTAAATTAACCACTTATAGCTCTGTTGGCACCTCAATGTCACTACAATCTTCCAAACACAAATGGCACACAGCAGAGCAGCCATAGCTTCAAAGTGGCACAAAATAAAGCTGGACCTATGGTCCATCCTCATTGACATACAAACTAAAAAGAATGGAGCAAAGAGGATAGCATAAGTAATTCACCAAACAGATATGGAGAAACTTGTGTTGACATTTTACTTAATCTTTGTAATTCTAAATTGCAGTATTTCTTTTGGTGTTTATAAAGGAGCTAAGCATCGAGTAACAAACACAGTAATAGTTGGCCATCTATGTCTAAACTGGAGACAGCTGACTAATAATTATCATGTTAGTACTATATTTTCCCCAAACTCTTTCTTTTTCCAGTACTTTTATCATTACTTTTTATCACCTTTATTTCTATGCTTCATCTGTTGAGAGCAAAGGTATCCATTATCCCCACTTAAATAGCACTAGATTGCATGAAGTTTGAATAACTGGATTGAGATAATAGAAACTAAGCCCTAATATCTCCCAATGTAAAATAATAGAAACAGCTACAATCTAAATAAAAGAGGCACTATATGGCTATTGGCTAGCTATGTGAAGAGATTTGAAATCCTCTTGGAAAAAGTGCTTTAGAGTTTCAACTTACCAATAAATCAATCAAGCCTAAAACAAAAACCCAAATACATTGAATACTGAATCCATCCAGAGTTCCAAATAACTCTAGGTATTAATAAAAAGGTGGAAAGAAGTGGGTGGAGAGACAGAGGAAGGGGGAGGGAGAGACCTACTTGTTGCGCATGATCAATGTCTTCTTGAGAACATCTATTGTGTCTTTGTTGTTGGTCTGATTACCTAAAGAAGCAAGTTTCAGaatttcttcctcttccaaGTTCAAATCAGAGGCCCTGATCATAAACCAGGTAAATATAATAAccaacaaatattaatttagagCTAATACAAACAGTTCCCTTGACCACCAGTACACGGACTTACAGCTTGAGTGCAGCAAGCTCTTTAGCCAAGGCCATATTCCTTTCCTGCACCCTCGCACATTCCAAAGTTGATCTATCTAGTTCCTGCAGCACAAGGAACTAATGAGGATGGTTCAATCAACTTATATGGATATTAGGTGCATGTTTCATAGTATCTATATGAAAGAGAATTTAGCAGTTACTGACATAGAAAAAGTAAAACACATTCAACAAACTCACAATTGTATACCTCTGATTTCAGACGAAGCAACTGTTGAATAGACACTTTCTGTCGCAAAGCTTCATCTTTCAGTGCTGATTCTGTCTTGGCCTTCTCCTTGCTTAGAAGCAGCTGATAAGCAAGTTGATGTCATAATCAAGTAACATCAGAactagattaaaaaaaaaaaataacatagcCAAGGAGATAAATTCCCTCCTCTCACTTTgtccaaaacaaaaagaaaaaacaatattTAACAGTTATAATCTTgagatttcaatttcaaatttgtaAAATCTAATGGCCAGATTAACGACATCCACAGTAAGCACAAATTTGTTGTCTTTCCTGATGTACAATTCTGCATTGAGTTCCTTCCTTTACAGCTTGTGGGTTAATCCAAAAACCATAACATTACTAGCTTTCTTCCAGGTAAATGTTGTTtacaaagaaacaaagaagtAATAGGCATTACAGCAGACAGATGGTATACTAcaaatcaagaaattaaaagaacacTTAACATAAGCAAGCCAACTAATGAATACAGCAAGCAAACAAGCAAGTGTTCTTATTGGCCCCAGCTCCCAATGATATAAATTCCGATGCTCCAAATTCAATGTTCATACGTCCAACTTAAATTACCTCCTTGGTGAGATCTTCCACGTCTTTCTCCTGACGCTCCAAAGCCGAATTGAGCCCCAAAACCTTCCCCTTCAATTTCTCAACTTCCATTCGCAACTCCGCCGGATTCTCTTCGCAATCAACCGGTTTCTGAGATTGCGTGGGATCGCCCACTGACTGGAAATAAAGCCTGCCCACATTGGCCTCGGCACAGGCCTGCTTGCACACGGGacagttcttcttcttccggtTCGAACAGTATTCAAACCATTGCTGAAGGCTAGGGTTTCCTCGATAACAATAGCAATAGGTTAATGTGAATGATTACATGAGCATAACCTAAACGACCTATAAAgaagtaaattttatttgataatcCATTCAAGCTATgttcatataaaaaatagagattATCTCTTGATTCCAAAAATATCATTAAGGTCAGATGAATTGGAGGAACTTACCAGAGCTCGTGGAAGACATGGCCGCAAATGGAGATGGATTGGAGGTCTTCGACGATGGGCTTGAGATCCTCGTAGCAGATTGAGCATATGGTCTTAGCAAATCCGTTATTTCCACTTCCGCACACcatctctcgttctctctctctctctctctctctctctctctctctctctcatttaaCCTTCAATTCCATTTGCAAATGAATGAGGGATTCGGAACCAGTTTTCGAAGATGAATCGGGATTTGGTGAGCGGGAAATGGAGGACGAGCTCGGAGGGAAACTCCCAAAAGTGAAACCCCATTTTCATTTTCGTCATTTTCGTTTTCGTACCAGAATATTTGGTTTCCACGTACTCATTGAAAACCGACGTTGGCTCCATTTTCTAAGGGTATCTTTGGGAGAGCCATTCCATTCATTTAAGTAATGGAATTGAATTGAGTGATACGTAccagttaaataatttttgtaagtatttttatttattttaaattatatgggcttgaataaaataaactaatttatctattatttttattatttttcaacgTATTCTCaactttcatttcatttcctttctttttatttcatccatttataattcatttcattttattttattactaaatcACTCTAAAACATAACTTTATGGCATGAACAATTAGATGACTAATCTCTTGCTTGCATCGAGCAACTTTATGTTGCCGACATAAGCCCCATAGAATGGATAGGGGAACACAAGGGTGCAAGGAGATGGGACGCACGCAATAAGGGAGGGAGTGTTGGGTAGGGGGAGTAACATGTCAATTCTATGCACAACTATCACTCATCTAAATAGCATATTTAGCTTACGTTTTATAATGGGGCATTTATGAGTTGtagtgtttaaaaaaaaaaattaatacctTTAAGTTGTTAAATTGTTtgaataaaatacattttaagttatcatcatataatttttctttttactaattaatatattataagaataaaaaaaaaaaaactatacaaaAATGACCAAAAGACTAGCTAAGGCAAACTTTGAGCCCAGAAAACAACCACCAACAAAAACAATTGACCTCACACAGCAAAATAGTGTGTTTTGTCTAAAATCAATTGTCTCAATCTTGATTTGTTAGCCATACACTTTATCTCAAAATATGAGAATACACTCATGCATTCCAAAATTAAAACTCTTGAGCCAACTATGCTCATTTACCCATAATTTCACACATTTGTCTCTCACAAAAATCTCGTGTATATGGTCCATTAAATCCAACTAAATTGCTAGATAGAAAAGTTGATGGTCCTTTATAAGCTACACACATTATTAACTGGTTAAAAGCCTCCAATAGACTCCCTTTTACTCAAAGTCAGACACCATGTTGGCACACCCTGAGTAATACTAGATAGTACAATCGTAGTTCTTAAGGAACTCCATGCACCATCACTGCCTCATGTTTAGCTCCTTATATGGGACCACACACCTCAAACTCTTATGGTCGATAAACACACCGAATGCCTCACTATACAATTAATGTCTCCATAGTTTCAAAGCATGTACTATAACTATCAACTCCATGTCATGGATCAAGTAGTTCAACTCATACCTCTTCAATTGGCATGATTCATATGTGATTACCTATTCGTGATGTATCAACACATAGCCTAACCCTATCTTCAAGACTTTGATATAGACAACATACCCTCCAGGTTAATTAGGCATCACCGGAATAGATGTAGAGGTCAACCAGCCCTTAAGCTCCTAAAAACTCACCTCATACTTGGCAGACTATTCAAACTTGGCTCTTTTTTACATAAGTCTCATCAAAGGTGTAGCTATTTTCGAGGATCCCTTCCACAAATCTCCAACTGTAGCTTGCTAACCCTAAGAAACTTCATACCTTAGTCACGTTAGTTAACTACCTCCAACCCTTTACAACTTAAATCTTGGTAATTGGATCCATTGTTATCCCTTGGGGTAAGATCACATATCCTAAGAACTCCACTTGAGATAGCCAAAACTCATAATTCAAGAACTTGCCATACAATTGGTTTTCCCGTAACATTTGACAATTGACCTAGCCCATTAAGCTTCctattttatctatatatatagtactTTATTGATctatacatataaatacatatgtatacatatatttcaACATTTAACCTACTCActttgtcaaataaattttcttcaaaCTGAACTAATTTATTTCCTTAAGCctccaaatattttaaaaataatttagggaGTTACAACCAACTCCCCTTAAAGAAgttttgttcttgaaatttttcttaacTTATATTTGTAGcctccaacaaataaaatggGCTATCATTTGATCCAAACGTTGAGTTTCATTAAAGAGTAAAAAATATCACAACATTTTGGAAGGGTACACTGAGTTTTGCCACTCCATTTCCATTTGCTCAAACAAGTAAGGACATTTCTTCTTAATGGCATCCTCGAACTCCCATGTTGCTCTTTTCTCTAGATGGTTTCTCCATTGAATCTTGACCAACAAGATAACCTTGTTCCTCAAGACTTGCTCGTGATAATCCAAGATTCACTTTAGTGACtctggtatgtgcttttataGTTGTTACACATATAAGATGTTATAAATGTTGGACAGACTCATTGGAAGTTCCAAAAGATATGCCAATGGCCTGATTCATTCCATAATCAAGAATGATTCTATATATCATGGCCTCAACATCCTTCTTCTACCGTCCCTTGTTACCAGATGTCATGGTGATAACTTAAGATACACCTGATCTCCTATCTCAAATTCTAAGTCGCATCACCTCTGGTTGATGTACAACTTCTATTGACTCTATGCCACTCAAATTCTCTCCTAGATTTGTTGTATCTTCTTAGTCATCTCTCACACCAACTCAGGTCCCATAACCTACTTTGTTCAACTTTAGTCCAACAAATGAGCGATCAATACTTTCTTCCATATAATGCCTTGTAAAGAGTCATCCCAATGCTATTGTggtagttattattatatgtgaaCTCCACCGACAGTAAATAGTCCTCCCAACTGCCCTTAAAGTCTATGGAGCAAACCCTCAACACATCCTCAAGCATTTGGAttcatcttttttgatttttcatcaatttGCAAGTGATAAATAGTGTTAAGCTTCAACTGAGTCCCTAGGAACTATTATAGACTTTTCCAAAATCTCGAAGAAAATCTCGGGTCTTAATTTGAGATTTTGCTCATATGTGCTCCATGGAGCCTGACTATCTCATCAATTTACTACTCCACAAACTTGTGCATAGGCTGATCCATTCTCATTATGAAAAGGTGTGTGAATGAGTGGGCAAGAAGGGTCGCACAATGTGACACGTGTAAATGAGTAAAAATTGATCATAAAAAACTGATGGTTCAAATGCGACCTATAAAGATATGTATGAGTGTGCACACAAaaggagggtgaattgggtgtttcaaaacttttaagtttctttaagattttgaaaaataatgttgTAAGTATAAGGTGAAGACTGAAATAGGAAAATTAGAAGTAAGtgttgaaatgaaaataatgcaacacaagagatttataatggtttggtACAACCAAGCCTACTCTACAACCTTAGCTCTTCACCAAGGATTTTTCAATAGTTTATTACCTATTTTAGCTTTTATAGATTCAGTTATAATCTCAACTTTTACAAAATCAGTTAAAAGCTTTGCTTTTAAGAGATCAACAGTAACCTTTACAAGCCTTTCCAAGGGATAAGGAAACAACCTTTACAGcaaatttggaaaagaaaataattgagcaAAAGCTCACAATGAAACACAAACAACCTTAAAagaatatgaatgaatgaagaagagagatttaaaatataattagagaGAATAAAATGATGGGAAGTAAAAGCACTTCATTCTCTCACACGGTTTCAAAGATTTGAAGGTAGGAGAATACATGAAATGTTGTCTTTGATTAgctcaaattttctttttccttcttttctttttcattctcctCGAGAGAATTCTTATTAGAATTAGCTTTCGTTTCTTCAATGCACTTAATAActttatactaaaaaataacaacTTGAAGACCAATGAATCAACAAATAATATTATACTTTTGCATTCCAACGATTAGTATTTGTCCTTGAAGTTTAAACATTGATAAATTACATGAAAGTTCATTCAGACAACTTTTGTAATGGTCATATTGTCTGAAAATCAAAAACTGTGCGCATTTAATGTTGTCTATaacagttatattttttaatttcaacactatattagtcaaataaaaCATGATGTTACTCGAATAAGATGCACAGTTAGTTGAGTTATCTTAAGAATTAGTCGATTAAGTTCAGATGTTACTCGACTGCTTGATAAGATTACTCAATTAAGCTCATCAATGGTATTAgtcattactcaactaaaacGTATGTTACTTGACTAAAGAATGATGATACTcgatgtaatatcccaattttaaataaataaatatgatgttatTTGGTGAAATATTGCGTACTTTGTGACATTAAGAGAATCTGAGAGACAGTTTAAAGATCTCAAATAACCAAATTGACAGAAGGGAATACCCTAGTACGTACATGCCCAAAAGAAAGAGATATCCAAGACAAACGTATTAAGATAGGATTTTTAATGCCTAAAGAAACCCAATCGGAGACTGTTTTCAATACAACTTCGATACAACCTAGAAAACTAAATTAGCGTAAGAGACTTCCAAAAAGACACCAGAACCTTGAGAAAAGTTAAATTTtgcataagaaacaaccctgaAGAGGGTTCGAGGTAAAACGATCAAGTTTCTATCAAGCGTGATTTCTCACAAGTTTTGaacctaagtgtaatttttgaatttttgtcgAAAAATGGTAAAACGAAACTCGGAGTgcattttatgaaaaatgaaactCTAAGGGTCATAGGGGAATTTTTGGGAACTCAATGGGCATCTCGGAAAGGCCTaaaaaatacttagaaaattTAGGGgatcaaaatgcaaaaaaaaaataaaaatgaagaatgTGAAGCAGCCATGGTCGTCGGCCACCACTGTCATCATCGACCAGCCACCGGTCGGTGCCGTTAAGGCCATCTAAGGACATGAGCATGGGCCCCACATCATGGGGAGTTGATTTGGTAGGTCATGGGTCGAGAAAAGGCCAGGAATGGTCGAGATCGAGTAATGTACAAATAAGCATGGATGCGCCTCACCGAAAATTCAAGAAAGAGATTTTCGAAGCAAATCATCGAGATTTGAGGCGAAGAAAGGTCATATCAAGAATTAATGACTTGGATTAGATTAGGTATGGCTCGTTTAAGTCTCAAGAAcatgtataaatagaggttcgAATGTGGTCGAATGCATCAAAGTTTAAGCTTCAATTTTCTTACGTTTGAGAGCAAATCAAGAGTCatgaataaggggcttttgctTTCAATGGTGTGAGGATtgtttctggagattttaaaaaaatttcaaagtgttTTGAGGGGGTAATCGAGGGTGGCCGAAAGCTCGAGGCGATGGCTAAATTCTATTggttttttgacattttaaggTACTTTTGAGTGTTGTTTCAGGCCAAGAGGGGTACCAAATGATATttcactcttagtaataaaatagttttgataatgactatatgaaaatcaatttctactatatggattatatgaatgagaaaatgcatttttagtatataaatcttaaagcaagatatgaaatattgagtataCTTGTTAAGattgatttgtttcaaattataaCCTTTGATAATTTCAACTTGCTTGTTaagattgatt
This window of the Diospyros lotus cultivar Yz01 chromosome 5, ASM1463336v1, whole genome shotgun sequence genome carries:
- the LOC127801222 gene encoding uncharacterized protein LOC127801222; this encodes MVCGSGNNGFAKTICSICYEDLKPIVEDLQSISICGHVFHELCLQQWFEYCSNRKKKNCPVCKQACAEANVGRLYFQSVGDPTQSQKPVDCEENPAELRMEVEKLKGKVLGLNSALERQEKDVEDLTKELLLSKEKAKTESALKDEALRQKVSIQQLLRLKSEELDRSTLECARVQERNMALAKELAALKLASDLNLEEEEILKLASLGNQTNNKDTIDVLKKTLIMRNKSYKELMAKCNVLGRGEARYLRKLEKTKEKMKKLKIRIQELETSVELRDNEVLRALKVSKKATWGGATLGDVNEHIDYAFEEPTGQKINLNQTKSKTNNINCTKLEKPKPCKADKSTACLDKGIGSFHLMDVETPEIITSIPDISQPCSKVEISEDLSVWTSCLSRKEGDSDTKNEAVANGLCVKDGVLNSMTGKKGDILNASSDAMDDEMVLLLDDIKQVPSFLPVRKETQSPVPIAQPGDLCFSGGLLGPDGAKRHLGKWCKRVQGKESATASTAVQGTSAPSNLIVVGADGRGGKIKVLRSLHESTLDGKETSTWAKKCKYGAKTGSLQSQGCLQIEHFFRRAGQ